The Natronosporangium hydrolyticum nucleotide sequence CTGACCTGATCGACCCGCAGGTCCTGGGCGATGATCTGCTGCCGGGCGAGCGCGGCGGTCACTGTGTGTAGCAGGTTTCCGGTCCCGGAGACGGTCACCTGTTCCCCCTGCCGCCGGACCATGGATACCTCGGGCAGCTCTGTGAGCAGGGCATCGTCGAACGGTCTCGCCGGCCGGAACCGGACCCGCTGCTCCTTGCCGGCCTGCGCCACCAACCCGGCCGGCGTGTCCAACGCCACGACTTGGCCACCGTCGATCAGCGCGAGCCGGTCGCAGAGCCGCTCCGCCTCGTCCATGAAGTGGGTGACCAGAATGATCGTGACGCCGGTGTCGCGTACCTGTTCGATCAGCTCCCAGGTGTCCCGGCGCGCTTGTGGATCGAGCCCGGTGGTCAGTTCATCGAGCACCGCCACCCGGGGAGACCCGACCAGCGCCAGCGCCACCGAGAGCCGCTGCTTCTGGCCGCCGGAGAGGTGCCGGTACTGGGTACGCCGCTTGTCGGTGAGCCCGAGCAGCGACAGGAGCTGGTCGCCATCGGCGGGCCGGCGGTAGAACGTGCGGAACAGCGCCACCGCCTCGTCCACCCGTATTTTGTCCGGGAGCCGGCTCTCTTGTAGTTGCACGCCGACCTCATGCCGGAGCGCGGCCCGTTGCCGGACCGGGTCGAGCCCGAGCACGTTGATGCTGCCCGCATCGGCGGTCCGCAACCCCACCACACACTCCACGGTGGTGGTCTTGCCGGCGCCGTTGGGGCCAAGGATGCCGAAGATTTCACCCTGCTCCACAGTGAACGATATGTCCCGGGCCGCCACCGTGTCGCCGTACCGTTTGGTCAGGTTGCACACTTCAATCGCGGTCATGCCTCCAGCGTCGGGCAACAGACTGGATACCGGATCCGCCAGCCGGTGATGGATCGGTTGACTCCGCTATCCACCAGTTGGTGGATGCCCGCGGCTACGCCGGGTCAGCCGACCATGCTCTCCGCCGCGGTCTGGGCGGCCCGGTCGGCGGCGACCTGCTGGCGGTAACGGTCCAGCTCGGCGCGGCGCGCCTCCTGGTCCCATCCCAGCACCGGGGCGATGACGTCGATGACGGCGCTGGCCGCGGCCAGGCCGCCGTCCGGGGTCTCGATGGTGATCCGGGTCCGCCGACTCAACACATCGTCGAGGTGCAGGGCCCCCTCGTGGGTGACTGCGTACCTGGCCTCGACCTTCAGGTACTGCTCGGCGCCGGGGATCGGGTCAGCCAGCTCCGGCTCCTCGGCCAGCATGAGGAACAGGTCGCCGATCGCTGAGCCGTACCGGTTGAGGAGATGCTCCACGGTCTCGATCGGTAGCCGCCCCCGGTCGGCGAGTCGCTGCCGATCATGCCAGAGTTCGTGATAGCCAGCCGCTCCCACGAGCGGCAGCTGCTTGGTGACCGACGGCTCGACATCGCCGAGATCGCGGACGGCGGCGTCGATCAGGTCGGCGGCCATGACCCGGTAGGTGGTGTACTTGCCACCGGCGGTGACGAACAGGCCAGGCGCGGCCTCGGCGACCGCGTGCTCCCGGGACAGCTGGGTGGTCTCAGTGTCCGCAGTGGCGGCGAGCAACGGCCGGAGGCCAGCGTAGACGCCGTGGACATCCTCCCCCCGCAGCGGCGTCACCAGCACCTCGTTGAGGTGCTCCAGCAGGTAGGTCAGGTCTTCGGCAGCCACCGTCGGGTGCGCCACGTCGCCCTGCCAGGGGGTGTCCGTGGTCCCGATCAGCCAGTGCTGCCCCCATGGGATGACCAGCAGCACACTGCGTTCGGTCCGCATGATCAGCCCGGTGGAGAGCGGCAGCCGGTCCCGCGGCACCAGCAGGTGCACGCCCTTGGAGGCGGCCACCCGCAGCTGCCCAGGCACCCGGGCGAGGTGGTGGAGCTGGTCGGTCCAGACCCCCACCGCACCCACCACCCGGCGGGCCGACACCACGACCTCTCGCCCGCTCATGTGGTCGCGGATGGTCGCCCCCACCACCCGGCCGCCGGCGTACCGGACTCCGACCACCTCGGTACGGGTCAGGACCGTCGCCCCATGCTGCGCCGCCGTCCGGGCCAGGGCCATGGTGTGCCGAGCGTCGTCGACCTGCCCGTCGTAGTAGCTGATCGCCCCAGTCAGCGCGTCTGCTCGCAGTCCCGGCGCCAACTCCAGCGCGCGGCGCCGGGACAGGTGTCGGTGCCACGGCAGGGCGTGGGCGCCGCCCATGGTGTCGTAGAGCAGCACTCCGGCGCCGACGTAGAGCCGTTCCCACACCCGGTGGCGCAGCGGGTAGAGAAACGGGACCGGATGCACCAGATGCGGCGCGATCCGGCGGAGCATCAACGACCGCTCCTGGAGCGCCTCCCGCACCAGCGCGAAGTCCCGCTGCTGCAGGTACCGCAGGCCACCGTGGATGAGTTTGCTGGAACGGCTGGAGGTACCGGCCGCCCAGTCCTGCGTCTCCACCAGCGCCACCGAAAGCCCGCGGGAAGCGGCGTCGAGCGCCGCGCCGGCGCCGACCACCCCACCGCCGATCACCAAGACATCAAAGTCGGTGTCGGCCAGGGCGGTCAGCGCCGCGGCGCGGTACGCGGGGTCCAATCGGACAGACACGATTCGCTCCGGATCGCTAGCTGACGTCGGCGTCGACCCAGTCGAACGTGCGGGTCACCGCCTTCTTCCAGTTGCGGTAGCTGCGTTCCCGCTCGGCGGGGTCCAACTCTGGGTTCCACCGCTTGTCCTCGGCCCAGTTGGCCCGCAAGTCGTCCAACCCGCTCCAGTAGCCTTCGGCCAGCCCGGCCGCGTAAGCCGCCCCCAGCGCGGTGGTTTCGGCTACCTTCGGCCGGATCACCGGCACGTTGAGGATGTCCGCTTGGAACTGCATCAGCAGCTCGTTGCCGACCATCCCGCCGTCGACCTTCAGCTCGGTCAGCGCCACCCCCGAGTCGGCGTTCATCGCGTCGACCACCTCCCGGGTCTGGAACGCGGTAGCCTCCAGCACCGCCCGCGCCAGGTGGCCACGGTTGACGTAGCTGGTGAGCCCGACTAGTGCCCCTCGGGCGTCGGCCCGCCAGTAGGGTGCGAAGAGCCCGGAGAACGCGGGCACGAAGTAGGCCCCGCCGTTGTCCTCCACACTGGCCGCCAGCTGTTCGATCTCCGGCGCGGCGCCGATCAGGCCGAGGTTGTCCCGCAGCCACTGCACCAGCGCACCGGTGACCGCGATGGAACCTTCCAGGGCGTAGATGGGTGCCGCGTCGCCGAGCTGGTAGCAGACCGTGGTGAGCAGCCCGTTCTGGCTGGCCACCCGCTCTTCCCCGGTGTTGAGTAGCAGGAAGTTGCCGGTGCCGTAGGTGTTCTTGGCGGTACCGATCTCGTAACATACCTGTCCGAAGGTGGCTGCCTGCTGGTCACCCAGGATGCCGGAGATGGGAACTCCCTTGAGGACTCCACCCGGCCCGCCGGTGCCGTACTGCTCTGACGAGGATCGGATCTGCGGCAGCATGGACATCGGGATGCCCATCTCGCCGGCGATGTCGGCGTCCCACGCCAATGTGTCGAGGTCCATCAGCATGGTTCGAGAGGCGTTGGTGACGTCGGTGACGTGCACTCCACCGTCGACGCCACCGGTGAGGTTCCACAGCGTCCAGGTGTCCGTGTTGCCGAACATGAGCTGGCCGTTCTCGGCCTTGGCGCGGGCGCCCTCGACATTGTCGAGGATCCACTTCACTTTGGGGCCGGAGAAGTAGGTCGCCAACGGCAGCCCCACCCGATCTTTGTACCGCTCTGCCCCGCCGCCTAGCGCCCCCAGCTCCGCCACGATCGGCTGGGTTCGGGTGTCCTGCCAGACGATGGCGTTGTAGACCGGTTCGCCGGTGGTTCGATCCCACACCACCGCGGTCTCCCGCTGGTTGGTGATGCCGGCCGCCACCACGTCGCCCAAGTTGAGGTTGGCCCGCGCCAACGCCTCACCCACCACGTCGCGGGTGCGGGCGCTGATCTCCAACGGGTCATGCTCGACCCAGCCAGCCCGCGGGAAGATCTGCCGGTGTTCCTTCTGCCCCACCGAGACGATCGCCCCGGAGTGGTCGAAGATGATCGCCCGGGTGCTGGTGGTCCCCTGGTCGATAGCGAGTACATACTGCGTCATCGGGTTCTCCCTTCTCGACGATCAGAAGACGACCTGCGACAACAGGCCCGCCAGCACCCCGCCGACGATCGGGCCGGCGACCGGCACCCAGGCGTACTTCCAGTCGGAGCTCTTGCGCTGCGGTGCCGCCGGCACGTCCTCGTCGCCGGGCCCCGGCCCGGTGCCGGGATCCGCCGCATACCGCCCGGCGGTGGGTACCCGGATCTCCCGGCGGCTGGTTGGTAGTAGCGCGTGAGCGATTCGGGGCCCGAGGTCACGGGCCGGGTTGATGGCGTACCCGGTGGGACCACCGAGCGAGGCACCGATCCCGACGACCAGCAGCGCCACCGCCAGCGGCCCCAGTTCGTTCGGGGTGTTGGCGAACGAAAGCACCACCAGCACCAGTACGAAGGTGCCGACCACCTCGGTCAGGAAGTTCCAGCCGTAACTGCGAAGCTCGGGCCCGGTGGAGAAGACCGCCAGCTTCTTGGTCTCGTCTTCCTCAGCCTCGAAGTGCTTTCGGTAGGCGAAGAACGCCACAACCGCGCCGATGAACGCACCGAGGAACTCGCCGCCGAAGTAGGTAAAGGTCGAGCCGATGGTGATGTCGACGCCGGGGGCGTACTCGTCGGCGCCGCTGGCCAGGATGCCCAGCGTCACGGCCGGGTTGATGTGACCACCGGACTGGTAGGCCACGAACACCCCGGCGAAGACCGCGAGACCCCACCCGAAGTTGATCAGCAACCAGCCGCCGTTGAACCCCTTGGAGCGGGTGAGTAGCACGTTCGCCACCACCCCACATCCGAGCAGGGTCAGCATGCCGGTGCCGATTACCTCACTGATAAATACCGTGCCGAGATCCACGTCTCCTCCCTCCGTCGATGAGGGTTGCCCGTGCCCCGGCCAGGGGCGGCGCGAGGACGCACTCCCAGCCTTCAGCAATGAGAATACTCCTCGTAATCGCCTCAGCACAGACAGTCGAGACAGTTGGGTCATGGACCGTCGGACCGCACACGGGTGAGCTGAGCGACGATCGGAAAGAACCCCGCGCGCGGGGGCTACCGGCGTATCGTCATCCCTGTACGCGCGACCATGCTGGGTTTCGGGGGGAGCACGGACCATGAAGAAGCTGATCAACGATCCCGCCCAGGTCGTCCAGGATGCGCTCTTCGGGATCGAAGCCGCGCACACCGACCTCCGCGTGGACCACCCGAACAAGCTGGTCTACCGGGCCGACGCGCCCCGCCCCGGCAAGGTGGGGCTGGTCTCCGGCGGTGGCTCCGGGCACGAACCGCTGCACGCGGGGTTCGTCGGCCCGGGCATGCTGGACGCCGCCTGCGCTGGCGAGATCTTCACCTCGCCGGTACCGGACCAGATCGTCGCCGCCACCAAACACGTCGACGGCGGCGCCGGGGTGCTGCACATCGTCAAGAACTACACCGGCGACGTGATGAACTTCGAGATGGCCGCGGAGCTGGCCAGCGCTGAGACCGGAGTGCAGGTCAGCTCGGTGCTCGTCGCCGACGACGTCGCGGTGCAGGACAGCCTCTACACCGCCGGCCGGCGCGGGGTCGGGGTCACCGTGCTGGTGGAGAAGATCGCCGGCGCCGCCGCTGAGGAGGGCCGCCCGCTCGACGAGGTCACCGCGATCGCACAGCAGGTCAGTAACGACGGCCGCAGCATGGGCCTGGCGCTGACCTCGTGCAGCGTGCCGACCGCCGGCAAGCCCACCTTCGACCTGGCTGAGCAAGAGATGGAGCTCGGCATCGGCATCCACGGCGAGCCGGGCCGGGAACGTCTGCCGCTGGCACCGGCCACCGAGATCGCCAGCATGCTGGTGGAGCCGGTCCTCGCCGACCTGCCGTTCCAGCGCGGCGACGCAGTGCTCGCCTTCGTCAACGGCATGGGCGGTACGCCGTTGATCGAGCTCTACCTGATGTACCACGAGGTGGCGCGGATCCTCACCGGGCACGGCATCACCGTCGCCCGGTCGCTGGTCGGCTCCTACATCACGTCGCTGGAGATGGCCGGCTGTTCGGTGACGCTGCTGCGGGTGGATGA carries:
- the dhaK gene encoding dihydroxyacetone kinase subunit DhaK, translating into MKKLINDPAQVVQDALFGIEAAHTDLRVDHPNKLVYRADAPRPGKVGLVSGGGSGHEPLHAGFVGPGMLDAACAGEIFTSPVPDQIVAATKHVDGGAGVLHIVKNYTGDVMNFEMAAELASAETGVQVSSVLVADDVAVQDSLYTAGRRGVGVTVLVEKIAGAAAEEGRPLDEVTAIAQQVSNDGRSMGLALTSCSVPTAGKPTFDLAEQEMELGIGIHGEPGRERLPLAPATEIASMLVEPVLADLPFQRGDAVLAFVNGMGGTPLIELYLMYHEVARILTGHGITVARSLVGSYITSLEMAGCSVTLLRVDEELIRLWDAPVRTPALRWGA
- a CDS encoding glycerol-3-phosphate dehydrogenase/oxidase codes for the protein MSVRLDPAYRAAALTALADTDFDVLVIGGGVVGAGAALDAASRGLSVALVETQDWAAGTSSRSSKLIHGGLRYLQQRDFALVREALQERSLMLRRIAPHLVHPVPFLYPLRHRVWERLYVGAGVLLYDTMGGAHALPWHRHLSRRRALELAPGLRADALTGAISYYDGQVDDARHTMALARTAAQHGATVLTRTEVVGVRYAGGRVVGATIRDHMSGREVVVSARRVVGAVGVWTDQLHHLARVPGQLRVAASKGVHLLVPRDRLPLSTGLIMRTERSVLLVIPWGQHWLIGTTDTPWQGDVAHPTVAAEDLTYLLEHLNEVLVTPLRGEDVHGVYAGLRPLLAATADTETTQLSREHAVAEAAPGLFVTAGGKYTTYRVMAADLIDAAVRDLGDVEPSVTKQLPLVGAAGYHELWHDRQRLADRGRLPIETVEHLLNRYGSAIGDLFLMLAEEPELADPIPGAEQYLKVEARYAVTHEGALHLDDVLSRRTRITIETPDGGLAAASAVIDVIAPVLGWDQEARRAELDRYRQQVAADRAAQTAAESMVG
- a CDS encoding MIP/aquaporin family protein; the protein is MDLGTVFISEVIGTGMLTLLGCGVVANVLLTRSKGFNGGWLLINFGWGLAVFAGVFVAYQSGGHINPAVTLGILASGADEYAPGVDITIGSTFTYFGGEFLGAFIGAVVAFFAYRKHFEAEEDETKKLAVFSTGPELRSYGWNFLTEVVGTFVLVLVVLSFANTPNELGPLAVALLVVGIGASLGGPTGYAINPARDLGPRIAHALLPTSRREIRVPTAGRYAADPGTGPGPGDEDVPAAPQRKSSDWKYAWVPVAGPIVGGVLAGLLSQVVF
- a CDS encoding ABC transporter ATP-binding protein encodes the protein MTAIEVCNLTKRYGDTVAARDISFTVEQGEIFGILGPNGAGKTTTVECVVGLRTADAGSINVLGLDPVRQRAALRHEVGVQLQESRLPDKIRVDEAVALFRTFYRRPADGDQLLSLLGLTDKRRTQYRHLSGGQKQRLSVALALVGSPRVAVLDELTTGLDPQARRDTWELIEQVRDTGVTIILVTHFMDEAERLCDRLALIDGGQVVALDTPAGLVAQAGKEQRVRFRPARPFDDALLTELPEVSMVRRQGEQVTVSGTGNLLHTVTAALARQQIIAQDLRVDQVSLDDAFVALTGRSLES
- the glpK gene encoding glycerol kinase GlpK codes for the protein MTQYVLAIDQGTTSTRAIIFDHSGAIVSVGQKEHRQIFPRAGWVEHDPLEISARTRDVVGEALARANLNLGDVVAAGITNQRETAVVWDRTTGEPVYNAIVWQDTRTQPIVAELGALGGGAERYKDRVGLPLATYFSGPKVKWILDNVEGARAKAENGQLMFGNTDTWTLWNLTGGVDGGVHVTDVTNASRTMLMDLDTLAWDADIAGEMGIPMSMLPQIRSSSEQYGTGGPGGVLKGVPISGILGDQQAATFGQVCYEIGTAKNTYGTGNFLLLNTGEERVASQNGLLTTVCYQLGDAAPIYALEGSIAVTGALVQWLRDNLGLIGAAPEIEQLAASVEDNGGAYFVPAFSGLFAPYWRADARGALVGLTSYVNRGHLARAVLEATAFQTREVVDAMNADSGVALTELKVDGGMVGNELLMQFQADILNVPVIRPKVAETTALGAAYAAGLAEGYWSGLDDLRANWAEDKRWNPELDPAERERSYRNWKKAVTRTFDWVDADVS